A single region of the Salvia miltiorrhiza cultivar Shanhuang (shh) chromosome 8, IMPLAD_Smil_shh, whole genome shotgun sequence genome encodes:
- the LOC130998487 gene encoding uncharacterized protein LOC130998487, whose amino-acid sequence MDGQRRAEFMRQVHERARANIERRTRQYAEQANQGRRKVVFELGDWVWLHMRKERFLEQRRSKLLPRGDGPFQVLERINDNAYKLDLPGEYNVSATFNVTDLSPFDVGDAVDLRTNPLQEGGNDAVQSRALDTAQSRAPNAVQSRDPMHVPIGPVTRARAKTFKANLMALVEEIWKQELRKPNGERPPEQSSRVVNLVTYRVEHTGRAEQTCKAEQTCRAEVFRAGVFLS is encoded by the coding sequence ATGGATGGCCAGCGCAGAGCTGAGTTCATGAGGCAGGTACATGAGAGGGCCCGAGCTAACATCGAGCGCCGCACACGGCAGTATGCAGAGCAGGCTAATCAAGGCCGTCGCAAGGTGGTGTTCGAGCTCGGTGATTGGGTTTGGCTTCACATGCGCAAGGAACGATTTCTAGAGCAGCGGCGTTCCAAGTTGCTTCCTAGGGGAGATGGACCATTTCAAGTATTGGAACGGATCAATGATAATGCCTACAAACTagacttaccaggtgagtataatgtcagTGCTACctttaatgtgactgatttgagtccgTTTGATGTAGGCGATGctgtggatttgaggacaaatcctcttcaagaggggGGAAATGATgcagtccagagcagagctctgGATACCGCCCAGAGCAGAGCTCCGAATGCAGTACAGAGTAGAGATCCGATGCATGTTCCCATTGGTCCAGTGACGAGAGCTAGAGCTAAGACGTTCAAGGCTAACTTAATGGCTTTGGTGGAAGAGATCTGGAAGCAAGAGCTGAGAAAGCCGAATGGAGAAAGGCCGCCAGAGCAGAGTTCAAGAGTGGTAAATCTTGTTACCTACAGAGTAGAGCAtactggcagagcagagcagacctgCAAAGCAGAGCAAACCTGCAGAGCTGAAGTGTTCAGAGCTGGAGTTTTTTTGAGCTGA